The nucleotide sequence AGTTCCCGAGAATGGATGTGCTAGCAATAAAGTAAATAAAATTAATGGTGAAGAAATTGAAGTTCCGGGAATAACCTTGGATAAATTTTTATTAGACCAACAAATAAACAGAGTCGACTTATTAAAAATGGATATTGAGGGTGCTGAAATAGAGGTTTTTGAATCTATTTCTAAAAAAACTTTAGAAAAAATAAATCAAATTACCGTTGAATTTCATGATTTTTTATGGCCTGAATTAAAACCAAAGGTTAAAGAAATAAAAAAGAAAATAAAATTAAATGGGTTTTATTGTATCCCGTTTTCTTTAACAAATAATGGTGACGTGTTGTTTATTAGAAAAAATTCAATTTCTTTTTTTAATTACCTGTACTTAAAATATTTAATTAGATATTTGCTTGGAATAAAAAGAAAGTTTTAAAAATATGGTTACTTTAAATATAGGTAATTTTTTGTATATTCGTAATTTATTTGTATTAAATAGCTAATATGAGAGTTTTACACATCATCCCTACATATTACCCGGCTTATGCCCGAGGCGGTCCTATCTGGAGCGTTCACAACTTGAACAAGTGGCTCGCCAAAAAGGGGATTGATGTTACCGTCTATACCACCGACATTGATATTCCAGAGAGTATCCCTAAAAATCAGGAAGTTAATGTTGACGGTGTGAAGGTTTTCTATTTCCCCATTTCTTTTGCCACGTGGGAGTATTCCCGTGATTTGCACTTCGCCCTTCGCCATTTGCCGGA is from Parcubacteria group bacterium CG10_big_fil_rev_8_21_14_0_10_36_14 and encodes:
- a CDS encoding FkbM family methyltransferase, with the protein product MKVKTNSFLNHTFITNLINNKSVMLDLGANNGEFSKFIKRLYGGKIYAIEAIPDLYENTKEMLDVKSFNYCVSDSNKLCKIKVPENGCASNKVNKINGEEIEVPGITLDKFLLDQQINRVDLLKMDIEGAEIEVFESISKKTLEKINQITVEFHDFLWPELKPKVKEIKKKIKLNGFYCIPFSLTNNGDVLFIRKNSISFFNYLYLKYLIRYLLGIKRKF